In a single window of the Bradyrhizobium erythrophlei genome:
- a CDS encoding helix-turn-helix transcriptional regulator — MASWDFALVEQRFAEAALDPSRWVTALEAVTAATESFGTVLIPNTGGLLPNVPFTEQMGPSADVYFREGWYLRDERNNGFEIMRKRGVVDDLDIISVDRIKTHPYYQEFLAPHRLRWFAGVKVACAEDTWCLSIQRTIDQEPFTTQEKQQLTTLSSRLSASVALARALGASASTGLLEAFEISGTAAILINRLGKAFKLNQTAERVLASDFQISNGNLVSKDLRGSAELNQALRQLLWNSTSGRFSPPVCFPRATGRPLLAYPMRPSSLAANALADCQAIVIFVDLNTVARPSEEVLKSAFRLTEAEARLAARIAAGESLEQITDSLAIAKETGRSRLKSIFAKLGVNRQAELVAVLSSLLGRK, encoded by the coding sequence ATGGCTTCATGGGATTTTGCCTTAGTTGAACAACGCTTTGCTGAAGCGGCTTTAGACCCCAGCCGGTGGGTTACCGCTCTAGAAGCGGTGACCGCGGCGACCGAAAGCTTCGGCACAGTGCTGATACCAAATACCGGCGGCTTGCTGCCAAACGTGCCGTTTACAGAGCAGATGGGACCTTCGGCAGACGTCTACTTTCGTGAAGGTTGGTATCTACGCGATGAACGAAACAACGGCTTTGAAATCATGCGGAAGCGCGGGGTCGTTGATGACCTGGATATCATCAGCGTCGATCGCATTAAGACGCATCCGTATTATCAAGAATTTCTCGCTCCGCACCGGCTACGATGGTTCGCTGGCGTCAAGGTCGCCTGCGCGGAGGATACGTGGTGCCTCTCCATTCAACGTACGATCGATCAGGAGCCATTTACGACGCAAGAGAAGCAACAGTTGACCACACTCTCTTCTCGTCTGTCAGCAAGTGTGGCATTGGCGCGGGCCTTGGGTGCATCGGCGTCGACGGGCTTGCTAGAAGCCTTCGAGATTAGCGGCACCGCAGCGATCCTAATCAATCGGCTTGGCAAGGCGTTCAAGCTGAACCAGACGGCCGAGAGAGTTTTAGCCAGTGATTTTCAGATTTCAAACGGGAATCTCGTTTCAAAAGACCTCAGGGGATCAGCCGAACTAAACCAGGCGCTACGTCAGTTGCTGTGGAATAGCACAAGCGGTCGATTTTCCCCGCCTGTTTGTTTCCCGCGGGCCACGGGCCGTCCTTTGTTGGCCTATCCGATGCGGCCATCGAGCTTAGCTGCTAACGCGCTTGCAGACTGTCAGGCTATCGTCATCTTCGTCGACCTAAATACAGTGGCGCGCCCGTCCGAAGAGGTGTTAAAATCTGCTTTCCGATTGACGGAGGCTGAGGCGCGCTTAGCTGCTCGCATCGCCGCGGGCGAGAGCTTGGAACAAATAACGGATAGCCTTGCTATCGCTAAAGAAACAGGTCGGAGCCGATTAAAAAGCATTTTTGCAAAGCTAGGCGTTAATCGACAGGCAGAGCTGGTCGCCGTTCTTTCATCTCTGCTGGGAAGAAAATAA
- a CDS encoding MFS transporter produces MPQLVPKQELTAAAASNGVGVDISGAIGPALGRVVIGGMGIAAPFWIDAFGTAAKPKVTHFTPPAWQCIRLNERPGELTGRKVSLSGWRMSYSDDVGCWIRHCHRRLNDGNLTRSRCSTVVLHRHFPPVREKPVFDEFCAVQNRWRREIASGPRATYRAG; encoded by the coding sequence GTGCCACAGCTTGTCCCGAAGCAGGAGTTGACCGCGGCGGCGGCGAGCAACGGCGTCGGCGTCGACATCAGCGGGGCGATCGGACCTGCGCTTGGCCGCGTAGTCATCGGCGGAATGGGCATCGCTGCGCCGTTCTGGATCGACGCGTTTGGCACCGCGGCGAAGCCAAAGGTCACGCACTTCACGCCGCCAGCTTGGCAGTGCATCCGACTGAATGAACGGCCTGGCGAATTGACCGGGCGTAAAGTTTCCTTGTCCGGGTGGAGAATGTCTTATTCAGACGACGTCGGGTGTTGGATTCGTCATTGCCACCGGCGGCTCAATGATGGCAACTTGACCCGGTCGCGGTGTTCCACCGTGGTGCTACACCGTCATTTTCCGCCGGTTCGAGAAAAGCCTGTTTTTGACGAGTTCTGCGCTGTCCAAAATCGATGGCGGAGAGAGATCGCGAGTGGACCTCGCGCAACCTATCGAGCCGGGTAA
- a CDS encoding histidine kinase dimerization/phospho-acceptor domain-containing protein codes for MAGRSLVSRLIWMLASSMAGLWLLGSVAAGVLTVFEVHERLDDAIEEVAQRLLPATYDAIQQPQAMQQMAKRLVATMDPRALAYQIVGPAGEIIMRSENAPQTPFPVPRQAGFHDIPQYRVYSQPAAVDGYFIEVGEPAMHRSESLRRAVALTVGPLLLFLPLSWFFIRWAVFRSMRSLDRLRSEIGRRDGSNLSQIPDMGLPTELAPIEAAVNRLLERLARALATERQFAANSAHELRTPIAAVLAQMQLLSTKLTASPHAVRAARIVNQIKSLGSLAEKLLQLSRAGAGVGLLRERIDILTVLQVLVDEFRRREDVGDRLVVAAECPDEFIVQGELDVLGITLRNLIENAVRYGDPGEPIEIVIDRDRQIRLLNGGAVIPSETLETLKKPFIRGCAVGAGGGLGLAIVDNVMKQIGGSLTLISPVMGRVSGFEARLVFPEPT; via the coding sequence GTGGCGGGAAGGAGTCTGGTCTCACGGCTGATCTGGATGCTGGCCTCGTCGATGGCGGGGCTATGGCTGCTGGGCAGCGTCGCCGCTGGCGTGCTGACGGTATTCGAGGTCCACGAGAGGCTCGATGACGCGATCGAGGAAGTCGCACAGCGGCTATTGCCAGCGACCTACGATGCCATCCAGCAACCGCAGGCCATGCAGCAGATGGCCAAGCGCCTGGTCGCAACGATGGATCCAAGAGCCCTAGCTTATCAGATCGTCGGTCCGGCCGGCGAGATCATCATGCGCTCCGAGAACGCACCCCAGACGCCGTTTCCGGTGCCGCGCCAGGCTGGATTTCACGACATCCCGCAGTACCGGGTCTATTCTCAGCCAGCGGCTGTCGATGGCTATTTCATCGAGGTTGGCGAGCCTGCCATGCACCGCTCCGAGTCGCTGCGGCGAGCCGTCGCGCTTACCGTCGGGCCGCTATTGCTGTTCCTGCCGCTGTCCTGGTTCTTCATCCGCTGGGCGGTGTTCCGGAGCATGCGATCGCTGGACCGGCTCCGGAGCGAGATCGGCCGTCGCGACGGCTCCAACCTGTCGCAGATTCCAGACATGGGCCTGCCCACCGAGCTCGCTCCGATTGAGGCTGCAGTGAACCGGCTCCTGGAGCGGCTGGCGCGTGCCTTGGCTACCGAACGCCAGTTCGCGGCGAACAGCGCGCACGAATTGCGGACGCCGATCGCAGCCGTGCTGGCGCAGATGCAACTGTTGTCGACCAAGCTCACGGCGTCGCCGCATGCAGTGCGCGCAGCGCGAATCGTCAACCAGATAAAAAGTCTCGGCAGCCTCGCCGAGAAATTGCTCCAGCTGTCTCGGGCGGGGGCCGGCGTCGGGTTGCTGCGCGAACGCATTGACATATTGACCGTCCTACAAGTCTTGGTCGATGAATTTCGCCGACGCGAGGACGTGGGCGACAGGCTCGTCGTCGCCGCCGAATGCCCAGACGAATTCATCGTGCAGGGGGAATTGGACGTCCTCGGCATCACGCTGCGCAATCTGATCGAGAACGCCGTGCGTTATGGCGATCCCGGTGAGCCGATCGAGATCGTCATCGATCGCGACCGGCAGATTCGCCTGCTCAACGGCGGTGCTGTCATTCCATCGGAGACGCTCGAAACTCTGAAGAAGCCCTTCATACGTGGATGCGCGGTCGGCGCGGGTGGCGGCCTTGGGCTCGCTATTGTCGACAACGTCATGAAGCAGATCGGCGGCAGCCTGACGCTCATTTCCCCTGTCATGGGCCGCGTCAGCGGCTTCGAGGCGCGCCTCGTTTTCCCTGAACCAACTTGA
- a CDS encoding response regulator transcription factor, with amino-acid sequence MRVLLIEDEPHLGSAVQEHVRAAGHAVDWFERLEPAEHAVRTVSYDALLLDLHLPDGRGLDFLRKLRRRGDALPVVILTARDLVSDRIEGLKAGADDYIVKPFDLDEVSARLEAVSRRYFGKAVPVLQVGPVELEWESKVARLEGRPVELSAREWAVIDVLGRRRKSTVSKEQIEDALYAFGEEIESNTIEVYVSRIRRKLGRDFIRTIRGLGYRLGD; translated from the coding sequence ATGCGCGTCTTGCTGATTGAGGACGAGCCGCATCTCGGATCGGCTGTGCAGGAGCATGTTCGTGCGGCGGGACACGCCGTCGACTGGTTCGAACGGCTGGAGCCGGCGGAGCACGCGGTGCGCACGGTCTCCTATGACGCGCTGCTGCTTGATCTGCACCTGCCCGATGGGCGGGGTCTGGATTTCCTGCGCAAACTTCGCCGCCGTGGCGATGCGCTGCCAGTCGTCATCCTCACCGCGCGCGACCTCGTCAGTGACCGGATCGAGGGGTTGAAAGCGGGCGCCGACGATTACATCGTCAAGCCGTTCGACCTCGACGAAGTAAGTGCGCGTTTGGAGGCGGTCAGCCGCCGGTACTTCGGCAAGGCGGTACCGGTCCTCCAGGTCGGCCCAGTGGAGCTGGAATGGGAATCGAAAGTCGCGCGGCTGGAGGGGCGACCAGTCGAACTGAGTGCGCGGGAGTGGGCCGTTATTGACGTGCTGGGTCGACGGCGGAAATCGACGGTGTCGAAGGAGCAGATCGAGGATGCGCTGTACGCGTTCGGCGAGGAAATCGAGAGCAACACCATCGAAGTTTATGTCAGCCGCATTCGACGCAAGCTCGGGCGGGATTTCATTCGCACGATACGCGGTCTCGGCTACCGCTTGGGAGACTAG
- a CDS encoding efflux RND transporter periplasmic adaptor subunit, which produces MSVPAAVTAHPELPATITLSEPKLANLQLQIGQAKSGPLVRAVSATGSVGYDQLHLARIRPVARGRIEALDVNAGDRVVAGQRLAVLDSFDLSAARSKVLSAEAALSQVQAQLRAASAAYDRATNLIRNDLVTQAEVEARRATVATMEAELRTKQAELQQYQEEEARLLPMRAATADANPSSAQPTLGSRGAIVAPFAGVVDSVSVAKGEIIDPATSILTVSDLSTVWVQADVAERDLGAVKVGDAVEVRVSAFPGRVFTGRVIYIPDQIETTTGMAKVRCEIPNPDGALRVNMFASVTILSPQGGDAVMVPSESLQEVNGQSVVFILTGDRQFAWRAVRTGPVANGKTQIASGLAAGTPVVGEGSYWLKAALMQSTIPDQG; this is translated from the coding sequence GTGAGCGTCCCGGCGGCAGTCACCGCCCATCCGGAGCTGCCCGCCACAATTACTCTCTCCGAGCCGAAGCTCGCGAACCTGCAATTGCAGATCGGACAGGCGAAGTCCGGTCCGCTGGTTCGTGCCGTGTCGGCGACGGGTAGCGTCGGCTACGATCAGCTTCACCTCGCCCGTATCAGGCCCGTGGCGCGCGGCCGGATCGAAGCACTCGATGTAAACGCCGGCGATCGGGTCGTAGCAGGTCAGCGGTTGGCGGTCCTCGACAGTTTCGACCTCAGTGCCGCCCGCAGCAAGGTTCTGAGCGCCGAGGCGGCGCTCAGTCAGGTACAAGCGCAACTCAGAGCGGCAAGTGCTGCTTACGACCGCGCGACAAACCTTATTCGCAACGACCTCGTGACGCAGGCCGAGGTCGAGGCTCGGCGCGCCACCGTCGCCACCATGGAAGCCGAACTCCGCACCAAGCAAGCCGAGTTGCAGCAGTACCAGGAGGAAGAGGCGCGGCTCTTGCCGATGCGGGCCGCCACCGCAGACGCAAACCCCTCCAGCGCTCAGCCGACGCTCGGCTCGCGGGGCGCCATTGTCGCGCCATTCGCCGGCGTGGTTGATTCGGTCTCTGTTGCGAAAGGGGAGATCATCGATCCGGCGACGTCGATATTGACCGTGTCGGACCTCTCGACCGTCTGGGTCCAAGCCGACGTAGCGGAGAGGGATCTCGGCGCAGTCAAGGTGGGCGATGCAGTAGAGGTGAGAGTGAGCGCCTTTCCAGGTCGCGTTTTTACCGGCCGTGTCATCTACATCCCCGACCAGATCGAGACGACGACGGGGATGGCCAAGGTGCGCTGCGAGATCCCTAACCCGGACGGCGCGCTGCGCGTCAACATGTTCGCCAGCGTCACCATTCTCTCACCCCAGGGCGGCGACGCCGTCATGGTGCCGAGCGAAAGCCTGCAGGAAGTCAACGGGCAGAGCGTCGTGTTCATTCTGACAGGAGATCGCCAGTTCGCCTGGCGTGCGGTTCGTACCGGCCCGGTCGCAAACGGAAAGACCCAGATCGCGAGCGGGCTCGCGGCTGGGACGCCGGTCGTCGGCGAGGGCAGCTATTGGCTCAAGGCGGCTCTGATGCAGTCCACCATTCCGGACCAGGGCTAA
- a CDS encoding efflux RND transporter permease subunit produces MINRIVDAALGNRMLVLMLIAALVAAGLLSMQRLPFDADPDISPLQVLVTTQAPGLAPPDVERSITLPIELALQGLPGMTSYRSISRYGLSVIYVKFADGGDILTDRTLVAQRLSQTALPAEAGTPRLGPLSDGLSEIYQFRVEGKNYSLMQLRSILDWQVAPQLKLVPGITEVNVNGGELKTYEVRVSENALMHFGFSIEDIYNAVAQNNRAIGGATLARNGEQAVVRGEGLLQSIGDIGNIVLRTAAGGAPLYVKDVAEVVEAPMPRLGAVTSQGDGQAVVGVALMTLGENTRVVAQRLATAVQQINKTLPPGVSIVPYYNRADLIDRVLETVAHNLAEGAFLVIAVLLLLLGNFRAAVIVALAIPLSMLAAVTAMYFTGLSGNLMSLGAIDFGLLVDGAVVMIENIVRRRAEAPSLPAEQVVREAAHDVARPVAFAVAIITLIYLPILSLQGVEGKMFRPMAVTVMFALAASLALTLTLMPVLASFFLRKPVAERDSRIVGVARSGYAPVLARTMHHPGITILVATLMLGGALVIGSRLGAEFLPRLEEGALTVTTTKLPGISLESAIATQTMVEKTLKKFPEVETVTTLGGSSEIPTDPMGVEQSDTFIILKPKSEWRTAQIEAGLIEAYKEALDQSVPGITQSWAQPIEMRMDDLLQGVMADLAIVVHGTDTATLHDLADQVARVVSAVPGAADVQAKQTVGQPYLRVIVDRGEIARRGFNATQVLDLVEALGGRTVGTMKDGDERYNIRVRLAPQDRDSIDHIRALRVNNGAGVSVALGDLADIRWEPGPAQIEREEGRRVITVQANVRARPLAGFVADARQVVAAQVRLPPGYTISWGGSFQDLQQGMARLSVVVPVALAVIFVLLYLMFGSARLATLIFFNVPFAAVGGIFALALRGMPFSISAAVGFIALFGIAILNGVVMVSYMEERRKEGLAVAAAARRAAMTRLRPVLMTATVASLGFLPMALSTNSGAEVQRPLATVVIGGLISATLLTLLVLPALYPWFCHVRRSVPTVADHTFYAPQPAE; encoded by the coding sequence GTGATCAACAGGATTGTCGATGCCGCCCTTGGTAACCGCATGCTCGTGCTCATGCTCATCGCCGCGCTCGTCGCTGCCGGCCTCTTGAGCATGCAACGCCTGCCGTTTGACGCCGACCCGGACATCTCGCCGCTGCAGGTGCTGGTGACGACCCAGGCACCGGGTTTGGCCCCGCCGGACGTGGAGCGTTCGATCACCTTGCCAATAGAGCTGGCCTTGCAGGGTCTGCCGGGCATGACGAGCTACCGCTCGATCTCGCGCTATGGGCTGTCCGTCATCTATGTGAAATTCGCCGACGGCGGCGACATCCTGACCGACCGCACGCTGGTTGCGCAGCGGCTGAGCCAGACAGCGCTGCCAGCAGAGGCAGGAACGCCCAGGCTCGGACCACTCTCCGACGGCCTCTCCGAGATCTACCAGTTCAGGGTCGAGGGCAAGAACTACTCGCTCATGCAGTTGCGTTCGATCTTGGATTGGCAGGTCGCGCCGCAGCTCAAGCTGGTCCCGGGTATCACCGAGGTCAACGTCAACGGCGGCGAACTCAAGACCTACGAGGTCCGAGTTTCCGAGAACGCGTTGATGCACTTTGGCTTTTCCATCGAGGACATCTACAACGCGGTGGCGCAGAACAACCGTGCCATCGGCGGCGCGACGCTCGCCCGCAATGGTGAGCAGGCGGTCGTCCGCGGCGAAGGGCTGCTGCAATCGATCGGCGACATCGGCAACATCGTGCTGCGCACCGCAGCCGGCGGGGCGCCGCTCTATGTCAAGGACGTCGCAGAAGTTGTGGAGGCGCCGATGCCGCGGCTCGGCGCGGTGACCAGCCAAGGCGACGGGCAGGCGGTGGTTGGCGTCGCACTGATGACGCTGGGCGAGAACACGCGCGTGGTCGCCCAGCGGCTGGCCACCGCCGTGCAGCAGATCAACAAGACGCTTCCGCCTGGGGTCAGCATCGTTCCCTACTACAATCGCGCCGATCTGATCGACCGCGTTCTGGAGACGGTGGCGCACAACCTGGCCGAGGGTGCCTTCCTGGTCATCGCCGTCCTGTTGTTGCTGCTGGGCAATTTCCGCGCTGCCGTCATCGTGGCGCTTGCCATCCCGCTCTCGATGCTGGCCGCCGTCACTGCGATGTACTTCACTGGGCTGTCTGGCAACCTGATGAGCCTCGGCGCCATCGATTTCGGGCTCCTTGTCGACGGCGCGGTGGTGATGATCGAGAACATCGTGCGCCGTCGCGCGGAGGCGCCATCTCTCCCGGCCGAGCAGGTGGTGCGCGAGGCCGCGCACGACGTGGCGCGCCCGGTCGCCTTTGCGGTCGCGATCATCACCCTGATCTATCTGCCGATCCTCAGCCTACAGGGCGTCGAGGGCAAGATGTTCCGCCCGATGGCGGTTACCGTGATGTTCGCGCTGGCTGCCTCGCTGGCGCTAACGCTCACGCTGATGCCGGTGCTCGCTTCGTTCTTCCTGCGCAAGCCGGTCGCCGAGCGGGACAGCCGCATCGTCGGTGTGGCCAGGAGCGGTTACGCGCCAGTGCTCGCGAGGACGATGCACCATCCCGGAATCACCATCCTTGTGGCGACCTTGATGCTGGGCGGCGCCCTCGTGATCGGCTCCCGTCTCGGTGCGGAGTTCCTGCCGCGCTTGGAGGAAGGCGCCCTTACCGTAACGACCACCAAGCTGCCCGGCATCTCGCTCGAATCCGCCATCGCCACCCAGACCATGGTGGAGAAGACGCTCAAGAAATTCCCCGAGGTCGAGACTGTCACCACGCTCGGTGGCAGTTCGGAGATTCCGACCGACCCGATGGGGGTCGAGCAAAGCGATACCTTCATCATTCTCAAGCCAAAATCGGAATGGCGCACCGCGCAGATCGAGGCCGGGCTGATCGAAGCATACAAGGAGGCACTGGATCAGAGCGTGCCCGGCATTACGCAAAGCTGGGCGCAACCGATCGAGATGCGCATGGACGATCTCTTGCAGGGTGTGATGGCCGACCTGGCCATCGTCGTCCACGGGACCGACACGGCAACACTCCACGACCTCGCCGACCAGGTTGCGCGCGTGGTCTCGGCCGTTCCCGGGGCGGCCGACGTGCAGGCAAAACAGACGGTTGGTCAGCCGTATCTCCGCGTCATCGTCGATCGCGGCGAGATCGCTCGGCGCGGGTTCAATGCGACCCAGGTGCTCGATCTCGTCGAAGCGCTGGGCGGACGCACCGTCGGCACCATGAAGGACGGCGACGAGCGGTACAATATCCGCGTCCGGCTCGCTCCGCAGGACCGTGACAGCATCGACCATATCCGCGCGCTGCGCGTGAACAACGGCGCCGGCGTTTCGGTTGCTCTCGGCGATCTGGCCGATATCCGCTGGGAGCCCGGCCCAGCCCAGATCGAGCGCGAGGAAGGCAGACGCGTCATCACGGTGCAGGCCAATGTGCGCGCGCGACCGCTCGCTGGCTTCGTGGCCGACGCGCGGCAGGTGGTCGCGGCCCAAGTCCGCCTGCCGCCGGGCTATACGATCTCCTGGGGTGGGAGCTTCCAAGACCTGCAGCAGGGCATGGCGCGACTGTCCGTTGTCGTGCCCGTGGCGCTCGCCGTCATCTTCGTGTTGCTCTATCTGATGTTCGGCAGCGCACGGCTTGCGACGTTAATCTTTTTCAACGTGCCGTTTGCAGCGGTCGGCGGAATCTTCGCTCTCGCGCTGCGCGGCATGCCGTTCAGCATTTCGGCCGCGGTCGGCTTCATCGCCTTGTTCGGCATCGCCATTCTGAACGGCGTCGTGATGGTGAGCTACATGGAGGAGCGGCGCAAGGAGGGGCTCGCCGTGGCCGCCGCGGCCCGGCGGGCGGCCATGACGCGGCTGCGCCCGGTGCTGATGACGGCGACTGTGGCCAGTCTCGGCTTCCTGCCAATGGCGCTCTCGACGAACTCGGGTGCAGAGGTGCAGCGCCCGCTGGCGACGGTCGTCATCGGAGGCCTGATAAGCGCAACGCTACTCACGTTGCTGGTGTTACCTGCACTGTATCCATGGTTCTGCCATGTGCGCCGCTCCGTTCCCACCGTCGCAGACCATACGTTCTATGCGCCGCAGCCGGCAGAGTGA
- a CDS encoding LysR substrate-binding domain-containing protein yields the protein MNSVQAPALARRITFTSTDLAFSAALDGLGIVLGRRGFVENDLRKGNLIQPFEQTADAGDGFYLIYPDRHRLPARVHNFRRWIVGQFAAEQASA from the coding sequence TTGAACTCGGTCCAGGCACCGGCGCTCGCACGGCGTATTACCTTTACCAGCACCGATTTGGCCTTCAGCGCCGCGCTCGATGGTCTTGGTATTGTGCTCGGCCGGCGCGGGTTTGTGGAAAACGACCTGCGCAAGGGCAATCTGATACAGCCGTTCGAGCAGACGGCCGATGCAGGCGACGGCTTTTACCTGATCTATCCGGATCGCCACCGGCTGCCGGCCCGGGTGCACAATTTCAGACGCTGGATCGTTGGCCAGTTCGCAGCCGAGCAGGCTTCGGCGTAA
- a CDS encoding synaptic vesicle VAT-1 family membrane protein, with protein sequence MKEAPDPEPKAGEVRIRVEASGVNFADIMGRLGLYPDLPPIPVVPGYEVSGHIDAVGAGVAPNWAGRDVLAATRFGGYADTICVPINQVFARPPGMSALEAASIPINYFTAWQLIVVMGGLKANETVLIHSAGGGVGIAATQIAKHIGAQVIGTASAAKHAELRALGTDHLIDYRTEDFETRTREITNGRGVELILDAVGGESWKKGYRVLAPTGRLGIFGISAAVSGKERSLLGMLATLARAPWFQFNPLSLMNANKGVFGVNLGHMWGEIDRQRQWADQLLNLWTQGAIKPKVARTFPFAEAPQAHHFVQDRRNIGKVLLVT encoded by the coding sequence GTGAAGGAAGCGCCCGACCCGGAGCCCAAAGCCGGCGAAGTCCGGATTCGCGTCGAGGCAAGCGGGGTTAATTTCGCTGACATTATGGGCCGCTTGGGTCTTTATCCCGACCTGCCCCCCATCCCGGTCGTGCCTGGTTATGAGGTCAGCGGCCACATCGATGCTGTTGGTGCGGGTGTTGCACCGAATTGGGCTGGCCGTGATGTTTTAGCGGCGACCCGATTTGGCGGCTACGCCGATACTATATGCGTCCCGATCAACCAGGTTTTCGCACGCCCGCCTGGCATGTCGGCGTTGGAAGCAGCCTCGATCCCGATCAATTATTTCACTGCTTGGCAGCTTATCGTGGTCATGGGCGGCCTCAAGGCGAACGAGACGGTCCTCATCCATTCGGCCGGCGGCGGCGTCGGCATTGCTGCAACCCAGATCGCAAAACACATCGGCGCCCAAGTCATCGGCACTGCGTCCGCGGCCAAACATGCGGAATTACGCGCGCTCGGCACCGACCACCTCATCGATTACCGAACGGAGGACTTCGAGACCCGCACGAGGGAAATCACCAACGGCCGCGGCGTCGAGCTCATTCTCGACGCCGTCGGCGGCGAGTCATGGAAGAAAGGTTATCGCGTCCTCGCACCGACAGGACGGCTTGGCATATTCGGTATTTCCGCGGCCGTGAGCGGCAAGGAACGCAGCCTGCTCGGAATGCTGGCTACGCTTGCCCGCGCCCCCTGGTTTCAGTTCAACCCGCTGTCGCTGATGAATGCGAACAAGGGCGTCTTCGGCGTCAACCTCGGCCATATGTGGGGTGAGATCGATCGCCAGCGTCAGTGGGCCGATCAGCTATTGAACTTGTGGACACAGGGAGCCATCAAGCCGAAGGTCGCGCGCACCTTCCCGTTCGCCGAAGCTCCGCAAGCGCACCATTTCGTCCAAGATCGCAGGAATATCGGCAAAGTCCTTTTAGTGACGTAA
- a CDS encoding S1/P1 nuclease, which produces MTDELKTKWSASEPRDWANDSFAISEAAKTQYCVMHGPSCDLPDGSVTINQEYLDANEPVVKEQLQKAGVRLAKLLDSAFGD; this is translated from the coding sequence ATCACGGATGAACTGAAAACAAAGTGGAGCGCATCAGAACCGCGCGATTGGGCGAACGATTCCTTTGCGATCTCGGAGGCAGCCAAGACGCAATATTGCGTGATGCACGGACCATCCTGCGACCTGCCTGACGGCAGCGTGACAATAAACCAGGAATACCTTGATGCGAACGAGCCAGTGGTGAAAGAGCAGTTGCAGAAGGCCGGCGTGAGGCTCGCCAAACTGCTGGATAGCGCATTCGGAGATTAG
- a CDS encoding transporter gives MKDFASYRQDLIVGMSLQVSAPLGQYDNSKLLNLGNDRWSFKPELGISKAWGPWTFEVAPSVTIFSDNTDFFGGNIFAQAPIYAVQAHILYTFQSGVWMALDGIYFTGGHTTLNGVKGDNEQRNTRGRFQPRAADRPP, from the coding sequence GTGAAGGACTTCGCCAGCTACCGGCAGGATCTCATCGTTGGCATGAGCCTTCAGGTTTCCGCGCCACTTGGACAGTACGACAACAGCAAGCTGCTCAACCTCGGCAACGATCGCTGGTCGTTCAAGCCTGAGCTGGGGATTTCCAAGGCCTGGGGTCCCTGGACATTCGAGGTCGCCCCCAGCGTGACAATCTTCAGCGACAACACCGACTTCTTCGGCGGCAATATTTTCGCTCAGGCGCCAATCTACGCCGTTCAGGCACATATCCTCTACACGTTCCAGTCCGGTGTCTGGATGGCGCTCGACGGGATCTATTTCACGGGCGGCCACACCACGCTGAACGGCGTAAAGGGCGACAACGAGCAACGGAACACGCGGGGCCGGTTTCAGCCTCGCGCTGCCGATCGACCCCCGTAA